The genomic window GGAGCACCTGGCGCGAGAGCCATCGCCCGCCCTCCGCTCTGTACGTCTTCCTTCCCTCCCGCCCACCATGGTACTCGCGCCCGAGCCCTCCCGGCCGGGCCGCTCAGGCCGGCCAGCCGAAGGCCTGTCGCAGGCGGCGCGCGCCGCTCCGGCTGACGGGCACCTCCCTGCCGGCGGGCGCCCGCAGCCGCAGGCGGTAGGTGCCGTGGAAGAAGGGCACCAGCTCCGCCACCTGGCGCAGGTTGACGATGTAGGCGCGGTGGCAGCGGCAGAAGAGGTCGTCCGGCAGGAGCCGCTCCAGCCGCTGCAGCGGGGCCCGGACGCGGACGCTGCGGCCGTCCACCAGGTGCGCCTGCACCTCGTCGCCGCGGGCCTCCAGGTAGGCGACGACCTCGGGCTGGAGCGGCAGGAGCCTCTCGCCCTCCTGGCCGGGCAGGGCCTGGACCCGCCGCGCCGGCAGCTGCTCGAGAAGCCGGTCGACGGTCTCGGCCAGGCGGGTGGGGTCGACGGGCTTGAGCAGGTAGTCGACGGCGCGCAGGCCGAACGCCTCCAGGGCGTACTCGTCGAAGGCGGTGACGAAGACGAGCCGCGGCCGCCAGCGCCTGCGCCCGAGGATGGCCGCCCAGTCCAGCCCGCCCAGCCCGGGCATCTGGATGTCGAGAAAGAGCGCGTCGCAGGGCTGGGCGGCCAGGAGCGCCTCGGCCTCGCCCGCGCTCCCGGCCTCGCCCACCACCGTCAGCGCCGGGAAGCGCTCCAGGAGGTAGCGGAGCTCGGAGCGGGCGGGCGCCTCGTCGTCGACCAGGATGGCGCGGAGGCTCATCCGGCCGCCTCCTTCCCCGCCCTCTCCAGGGGCAGGACCGCCCGCACCGCGGTCCCGCGCCCCGGCCGCGAGCGGATGCGCAGTCCCGCCTCCGGTCCGTAGAAATGGACCAGCCGTTCCTGCACGTTGGAGAGCCCCACCCCCGTCCCCCGGCCGACGCCGGGCTCGAGCACGTGCGGCAGCCGCTCGGCGGGTATGCCCACACCGTCGTCGGCCACCAGCAGGTGGAGATGCGCCCCCCGCGCCCGCAGTCGGACGCGCAGCCGCCCGGCGCCCGCCCGCGGCAGGATCCCGTGTACCAGCGCGTTCTCCACCAGCGGCTGCAGGGTGAGGGCGGGAATGAGCGCCCGGCGGGCGCGTGCGTCGGCGCGCACCTCCGCCCGGAGCCGGTCGCCGAAACGCGCCTGCTCCAGCCTCAGGTAGGCTTCCAGGAAGCGGAGCTCCTGGCTCACCGGCACCCGCTCGGCGCGCACCGCCAAGACCCGGCGCAGGAAGGTGGCAAGCTCCATCAGCAGCCCCCGCGCCCGCTCCGGGTCGCTGCGGCTGACCGCGATCACCGTGTTGAGGGCGTTGAACAGGAAGTGCGGCCGGATCTGCGCCTGCAGCGCCTCCAGGCGGGCCTGCGCGAGCAGCTGCCTCTGCCGGTCGGCCTCCGCCAGCGCCGCCTGCAGGCTGAGCAGCTCGCTCATGCCCGCGGCCAGGCGCGCGTCGTCGGCCCCGCCCGGCGCCTCGGGCGAGGCCCGGTAGAGCTTGACGGTGCCCACCACGCGGCCCTCCAGGCGGAGCGGGGCGATGACCGCCGAGCGGACGGGACAGGGGCAGCCCGGCACGGGGCAGCGCAGCTCGGCCTTGTCGTGGACGCGCGTGATGCGGCCGCTGCGGATGGCCTGGCGCGTCGCCTCCGTCTGGATCGGCATCCCCGCCTCCACGTGGGGACAGCCCCGCCCCTCGTAGGCCAGGACGCGGCGGGTATCGGTGATGGCCACGGCGTCTGCCCCGGAGAGGCCGAGGATGATGCGGGCGATGCGCCGGGCCGCTTCGGCGGGCAGGGGAGGCTCCATGGGTCGGGCTTCCTCCAGCGAAATGTCTTTTCACATGCCGATTCGGATGCCTATTGTACACGGCGCCGGCCGCCGGGGCCACCGCTCACCCCCCGTCTCGGACCGTCCGGCGGCGGCGGACGACCGCCCGGCGGCCGTTCCTGGCCGCAGCGGGGCGTACCGGGGTATAAAGGCCACACCTTCCTTCGCGCCCGGCGCCCCGGCGCCGGCGGGCCGCCCGCCGGGCCGTCCGCCGGGTCGCGGAAGGCGGGACGGCGGATGCGTGGCGAGGAGGGGATGGAACGATGGAGGGCGGCAGGGTTCGCGAACGCGTCCGCCGCGAGGCGGAACGCCTGGAGAGGGAGTGGGCGGAGGAGTCGCGCTGGGAGGGGATCCGGCGCGACTACTCCGCCTACGACGTGATCCGCCTGCGCGGGTCGGTCCGCGTCGACCAGCCGCTGGCGCGCCGCGCGGCGGAACGTTTCTGGAGGCTCCTGCACGAGCGGCCCTTCGTCCCGGCGCTGGGTGCGATGACCGGCGGGCAGGCGGTGCAGATGGTCAAGGCGGGCCTGGAGTCCATCTACCTGAGCGGCTGGCAGGTGGCCGCCGACGCCAACCTGGCGGGCGAGACCTACCCCGATCTGAGCCTCTATCCCTCCAACAGCGCCCCGGCGCTGGTG from Bacillota bacterium includes these protein-coding regions:
- a CDS encoding LytTR family DNA-binding domain-containing protein, yielding MSLRAILVDDEAPARSELRYLLERFPALTVVGEAGSAGEAEALLAAQPCDALFLDIQMPGLGGLDWAAILGRRRWRPRLVFVTAFDEYALEAFGLRAVDYLLKPVDPTRLAETVDRLLEQLPARRVQALPGQEGERLLPLQPEVVAYLEARGDEVQAHLVDGRSVRVRAPLQRLERLLPDDLFCRCHRAYIVNLRQVAELVPFFHGTYRLRLRAPAGREVPVSRSGARRLRQAFGWPA
- a CDS encoding histidine kinase yields the protein MEPPLPAEAARRIARIILGLSGADAVAITDTRRVLAYEGRGCPHVEAGMPIQTEATRQAIRSGRITRVHDKAELRCPVPGCPCPVRSAVIAPLRLEGRVVGTVKLYRASPEAPGGADDARLAAGMSELLSLQAALAEADRQRQLLAQARLEALQAQIRPHFLFNALNTVIAVSRSDPERARGLLMELATFLRRVLAVRAERVPVSQELRFLEAYLRLEQARFGDRLRAEVRADARARRALIPALTLQPLVENALVHGILPRAGAGRLRVRLRARGAHLHLLVADDGVGIPAERLPHVLEPGVGRGTGVGLSNVQERLVHFYGPEAGLRIRSRPGRGTAVRAVLPLERAGKEAAG